A window of Streptomyces sp. Je 1-332 genomic DNA:
CGGCCGGGGTCGGGGTGGCGCCGACGGTGAGCGTGTCGCCGTCGCCGCCTCCCGAGCCGGATCCGCTGCCGCACGCGCTCAGACCGAGCGTCAGGGCGAGCGCGCCGACGGCGACCGTGACGTGCCTGCGGGGGACGTGCCTGCGCATGATCAGAACGCCGCGACGACGGCGCCGTCGTACTTGTCGTCGATGAACTTCTTGACCTCGGGCGAGGTGAGGAGCTTGGCGAGCTTCTTCACGCGCGGGTCGTTCTCATCGCCCTTCTTCACGGCGAGGAAGTTGCCGTAGGGGTTGCCCTTGGCGGGCTCGGCGACGATGGCGTCCTTGGCCGGGCTGAGCTTGGCCTCGAGGGCGTAGTTGCCGTTGATCACCGCGGCGTCGACGTCACCGAGGGAGCGGGGCACCTGGGCGGCCTCGATCTCCTTGAACTTGAGGTTCTTCGGGTTCTTCGAGACGTCCTTGGGGGTCGCCTCGTAGCCGACGCCCTTCTTGAGCTCGATCAGGCCGTTGTCGGCCAGGAGCTTGAGCGCGCGGGCCTCGTTCGTGGTGTCGTTCGGGAGCGCGACCGTGGCGCCCTTCTTGAGGTCGTCGAGCTTCTTGACGCTCTTGGAGTACACGCCGAGCGGCTCCAGGTGCACCGTCGCCTTCGGGACGGGCACGATGTCCGTGCCGTTCTTCTTGTTGAAGTCGTCCAGGTACGGCTTGTGCTGGAAGTAGTTGGCGAAGACCTCGCCCTGCTCCACGGCGGTGTTCGGCGTGACGTAGTCGGTGAACTCCCGCACGTCGAGGTCGAGTCCGGCCTTCTTCGCCAGGTTCTTCTTGACGTAGTCGAGGATCTCGCCCTGCGGCGTGGGAGTGGCGGCGACGATGAGCGGGCCGTCCTTGTCCCCCGCGGCGGAGCCCTTGTCGGAGCCGCAGGCGGAGAGCCCGAGGGTGAGGGCTCCGGTGGCGAGGACAGCGGTGGTGATCTTGGCGGTGTTACGCACGAAAAGTGCCTTTCTCCATGGGTGGTACGCCCCGCGATGGGGTGTGCGGGGTGGGTCAGATCGAGGGGGTCGGGGGCGGCGGCGTCTTGAGCTTGAGCAGCCGCAGCTTGGGTGCCGCGCCCGAGTGGCCGCCGCGCCGGTGCAGCCTGCGGGCCGCGTAGTCGCCCGCGAACTGGATGATCGAGATGACGACGGCGAGGACGCCGACGGTGATCCACATCAGTTCGGTCTCGAAGCGCTGGTAGCCGTAGCGGATGGCGATGTCGCCGAGGCCGCCCGCGCCGACGGCGCCGGTGATGGCCGAGTAGCCGAGGATCGTGACGATGGTCGTGGTCGTGCTGGAGATCAGCGAGGGCAGCGACTCCGGCACGAGGACCTTGCGTACGACGGTCCAGGTGTTGCCGCCCATCGACTGCACGGCCTCGACGAGACCGCCGTCGACCTCGCGCACCGAGGTCTCCACGAGGCGCGCGAAGAACGGGATGGCACCGATCGCGAGCGGCACGATGGCGGCCTCGCGGCCGATGGTGGTGCCCGTGATCCAGCGCGTGAGGCCCATCAGCGCGACCATGAGGATGATGAAGGGCATCGAGCGCGCGATGTTCACGATCTGCCCGATGAGCTTGTTCACGACCGTGTTCTGCAGCAGCCCGCCGCGGTCGGTGAGGACCAGCAGGATGCCGAGCGGCAGACCGGCGACGACGGCTATCAGCGTCGACCAGCCGACCATGTAGAGGGTGTCCCAACAGGCCTGCTCCAGCAGGGGCTGCATCTCCGACCAGGTCACTTGGCACCTTCCTTGACCAGCAGCGTGGCGTCCTTCGGCGTGGTCACGGGGTCCTGGCCCGCGATGTCGACCTGCAGCCCCTGCTCGCGCAGGAACCCGATCGGCACGACGTTCTCCTCGAAGCGTCCCGGCAGCTCGATGCGCATGCGGCCGACCTGCCTGCCCGCGACGGTGTCCATCGCGGCGCCGAGGATCGAGATGTCGATGTTGTACGTGCGCGACAGCTGGGAGATGACCGGCTGGGTCGCGGCCTCGCCGTGGAAGGTCACGTCGACGACGGTGCGGTCGAGGCCCGATGCCTCGCCGCTGACCGGGAAGAGCGCGGCGGCCAGCTCGGAGCCGGGCGTCGCGAGCAGCTCGGTGACGGTGCCGGACTCGACGATCTGACCGTTCTCCATGAGGGCCGCGGAGTCGCAGACGCTCTTGACGACGTCCATCTCGTGCGTGATCAGCAGGACGGTCAGGCCGAGCTGCTGGTTGAGGTCGCGCAGGAGCTGGAGAATGGAGCGCGTGGTCTCCGGGTCGAGGGCGCTGGTCGCCTCGTCGGAGAGCAGCACCTTCGGGTCGCCGGCGAGCGCGCGGGCGATGCCGACGCGCTGCTTCTGGCCGCCGGAGAGCTGCGCCGGGTAGGACTTCGCCTTGTCGGCGAGGCCGACCAGGTCGAGGAGTTCCAGGGCCTTGCGGGAGCGCTCGGCGCCGCTGAGGCCGAGGATCTCCAGGGGCAGCTCGATGTTGTCCTTGACGGTGCGCGAGGACAGCAGGTTGAAGTGCTGGAAGACCATGCCGATGCGGCTGCGCGCCCGGCGCAGGTCCTTGCTCGCGCGGCTGCCGCGCCC
This region includes:
- a CDS encoding methionine ABC transporter permease, yielding MTWSEMQPLLEQACWDTLYMVGWSTLIAVVAGLPLGILLVLTDRGGLLQNTVVNKLIGQIVNIARSMPFIILMVALMGLTRWITGTTIGREAAIVPLAIGAIPFFARLVETSVREVDGGLVEAVQSMGGNTWTVVRKVLVPESLPSLISSTTTTIVTILGYSAITGAVGAGGLGDIAIRYGYQRFETELMWITVGVLAVVISIIQFAGDYAARRLHRRGGHSGAAPKLRLLKLKTPPPPTPSI
- a CDS encoding ATP-binding cassette domain-containing protein, encoding MITTSGLTKVYRSRGREVTALDGVDLHVREGEVYGVIGQSGAGKSSLIRCVNLLERPTAGTVSVAGQDLTALAGRGSRASKDLRRARSRIGMVFQHFNLLSSRTVKDNIELPLEILGLSGAERSRKALELLDLVGLADKAKSYPAQLSGGQKQRVGIARALAGDPKVLLSDEATSALDPETTRSILQLLRDLNQQLGLTVLLITHEMDVVKSVCDSAALMENGQIVESGTVTELLATPGSELAAALFPVSGEASGLDRTVVDVTFHGEAATQPVISQLSRTYNIDISILGAAMDTVAGRQVGRMRIELPGRFEENVVPIGFLREQGLQVDIAGQDPVTTPKDATLLVKEGAK
- a CDS encoding MetQ/NlpA family ABC transporter substrate-binding protein, producing the protein MRNTAKITTAVLATGALTLGLSACGSDKGSAAGDKDGPLIVAATPTPQGEILDYVKKNLAKKAGLDLDVREFTDYVTPNTAVEQGEVFANYFQHKPYLDDFNKKNGTDIVPVPKATVHLEPLGVYSKSVKKLDDLKKGATVALPNDTTNEARALKLLADNGLIELKKGVGYEATPKDVSKNPKNLKFKEIEAAQVPRSLGDVDAAVINGNYALEAKLSPAKDAIVAEPAKGNPYGNFLAVKKGDENDPRVKKLAKLLTSPEVKKFIDDKYDGAVVAAF